The following coding sequences lie in one Lemur catta isolate mLemCat1 chromosome 11, mLemCat1.pri, whole genome shotgun sequence genomic window:
- the AGR2 gene encoding anterior gradient protein 2 homolog, producing MEKISVSAFLLLVALSYTLAKDTTVKPGAKKDSQPKLPQTLSRGWGDQLFWTQTYEEALYQSKTSNKPLMIIHHLDECPHSQALKKVFAESKDIQKLAEQFVLLNLVYETTDKHLSPDGQYVPRIMFVDPSLTVRADITGRYSNRLYAYEPSDIPLLLDNMRKALKLLKTEL from the exons ATGGAAAAAATTTCAGTGTCAGCATTCTTGCTCCTGGTGGCCCTCTCCTACACTCTGGCCAAAGATACCACAGTCAAACCTGGAGCTAAAAAGGACTCTCAACCCAAACTGCCCCAGACCCTCTCCAGAG gttGGGGTGATCAACTCTTCTGGACTCAGACATATGAGGAAGCTTTATACCAATCCAAGACAAG CAACAAACCCTTGATGATTATTCATCACTTGGATGAATGCCCACACAGTCAAG CTTTAAAGAAAGTGTTTGCTGAAAGTAAAGATATCCAGAAATTAGCAGAACAGTTTGTCCTCCTCAATCTAGTG tatGAAACAACTGACAAGCATCTTTCTCCCGATGGCCAGTATGTCCCCAGGATAATGTTTGTTG ACCCATCCCTGACAGTTAGAGCCGACATCACTGGAAGATATTCAAATCGTCTCTATGCTTACGAACCTTCAGATATACCTCTAC TGCTTGACAACATGAGGAAAGCTCTCAAGTTGCTGAAGACTGAATTGTAA